In one window of Mobiluncus massiliensis DNA:
- a CDS encoding ABC transporter permease has product MGHLILYNVKVLLRNRSLVFFTLAFPIILGVLFKVALGDIVNKEAFDTVPVAVVNSQVYKDSAFKIAFDELAKTGDSSVTGSDKPLLQVTEVSDLDAGKKLLQNEKVDGIVEITGTPDEGMVKDAQAKLTITTNGLNQTILKVILDEITQRVDMISTLTEREITAQLAALTPPATGIADGPAGPQSAALAFNPEKIAKSVQDQLSSSGFTLQDRSPKSMDLLMAEFFSLMAMAALYGGMFSLTIMNNVQPPLGVIGRRITVAPTSKSKLIISGIITSYLVELVGLLALLVLCHFLFQVDFGSNWGLTMLLTSVGALAGLSFGAAISTLVPGGENAKIGVLIAVTMLGAMLAGMMGGAMRYAVDFRFPMVNKFNPVALITDGYYNLFFHPGYDGYWQDIVILLVISAVLLGASVIVLRRQRYDSL; this is encoded by the coding sequence ATGGGACACCTGATTTTATACAATGTGAAAGTCCTCCTGAGGAATCGCTCCCTGGTGTTTTTCACCCTGGCTTTCCCGATTATCTTAGGTGTTCTGTTCAAGGTGGCCTTGGGCGACATTGTCAACAAGGAAGCCTTTGACACGGTGCCGGTCGCAGTTGTTAACTCCCAGGTCTATAAGGACAGTGCCTTTAAGATTGCCTTTGACGAGTTGGCGAAGACTGGAGATTCCAGCGTGACCGGCAGCGACAAACCCCTTTTGCAGGTAACGGAAGTGTCCGACCTGGACGCAGGCAAGAAACTACTTCAGAATGAAAAAGTCGACGGAATCGTCGAGATTACCGGTACCCCCGACGAGGGCATGGTCAAAGACGCCCAAGCAAAACTGACCATCACCACCAACGGTCTGAACCAGACCATACTAAAGGTAATTCTTGACGAAATTACCCAGCGGGTCGATATGATTTCTACCCTCACCGAGCGAGAAATCACCGCGCAGCTAGCCGCATTGACACCACCCGCGACCGGCATAGCCGACGGCCCCGCCGGCCCTCAGTCAGCGGCTCTCGCTTTCAATCCCGAAAAGATCGCCAAATCCGTCCAAGACCAGCTCAGTTCCAGCGGCTTTACCCTGCAAGACCGCAGTCCCAAGTCGATGGATCTGTTGATGGCGGAGTTCTTTTCCCTCATGGCCATGGCGGCTCTCTACGGGGGAATGTTCTCGCTGACAATCATGAATAACGTCCAGCCGCCGCTGGGAGTTATCGGACGGCGTATCACCGTAGCCCCAACTAGTAAGTCCAAACTCATTATTTCCGGCATCATCACCAGCTACCTCGTGGAATTGGTCGGACTGCTGGCGCTGCTGGTGTTGTGTCATTTCCTGTTTCAGGTAGATTTTGGTTCCAACTGGGGGTTGACCATGCTACTGACCTCGGTGGGAGCCCTGGCAGGTCTGAGTTTCGGAGCGGCTATTTCCACGTTGGTTCCCGGCGGGGAAAACGCCAAGATTGGCGTCCTCATCGCGGTGACCATGCTGGGGGCGATGCTGGCAGGCATGATGGGCGGAGCGATGCGCTACGCGGTAGATTTTCGCTTTCCGATGGTCAACAAGTTTAATCCTGTCGCCCTCATCACCGATGGCTACTATAACCTGTTCTTTCACCCCGGATACGACGGATACTGGCAGGATATCGTCATTCTGCTGGTTATTTCCGCAGTCCTGCTCGGCGCTTCCGTTATCGTCCTGAGGAGGCAGCGCTATGACAGTCTTTAA